TACAAAATAAAAAACCCGTCAAAATTTCTCTTGACGGGTTTTTTATTATTAAGTGAAATGTATTTATCCTAATAAGTCCAATACTAGTGAAGGGAACAAACCAATAATAATATTCAAAGTAATTGCGGTAAATGCTACTGCATAAATTAAGATGGGTTTTCCGCTGCGTTCTTCATTAGATTCTTTGGTATACATCGCTAAGATCAATTTGAAATAATAGCCTACACTGATAATAGAGTTGATGACAGCAACTAACACAAGTGCTAAATACCCATTTTCGATAGTTTGAGTAAACAATACCAGTTTAGCAAAGAATCCCGCGAATATTGGAATACCAGCCATAGAAAGTAACGAGGCAGTCAAAACAGCTGCCAAAAACGGATGTGTTTTTCCTAATCCGTGAAAGTTGGTAATGTCTTCGTTATGTTGGTTTTTACAAACGTATAAAATCACACTAAAAGCAGCGATTCCCGACAACGCATAAGCTGTTGTGTAGTACAACAAACTACTCGCTGAGTTAGCCAAACTTAATAATGTCATCAACATAAAACCAGCATGTGAAATTCCGGAGAAAGCCAACATACGTTTTACATTAGTTTGTTTCAATGCCATAATATTTCCAACTGTCATAGAGGCCATTGCAATAGCCACAATCACCATTTTGTAGGTTTCTGATATATCGGCATTCATTACAGATAATAGTTTGTAAAGAGTCGCCATCGCCACCACTTTAGCCAAAGTACTCATCAAAGCAGTCGTTAAAGCTGGTGAACCTTCGTACACATCCGGTGCCCAGAAATGGAAAGGTACGGCTGCAATTTTGAATAACATTCCCACAGTCAATAAAGCGATTCCTATTGGAAACCAAACTGGCAATTCTGCCGATTGCGATAATTCGCTAATTTCAGTTACATCAAAACTTCCCATAGCGCCGTAAACTAAGCAAATACCGAATAATAAAATCCCGGAAGCAAACGAACCCATCAAGAAATATTTCATTCCGGCTTCGTTACTTTTTAAAAGCAATCGGTCGCTAGCAGCCAAAACATACAAAGAGATTGACAATACTTCGATTCCTAAGAAAAACATGGCTAAGTTGCCAAAAGAGACCATGGCTACCGCACCCGATAGTAAAAACACTTTGATGGCTATAAAATCAGAGATTTTGTTTTGATGATTTTCGTAAAAATTATGTCCTAAGGCCACTAAGAAAATAGTCAGTACAATAAACAAAGATGAAAAAGCAGTAGAGTATTTACTCACCACAATCATATTGCCATAGTAACTTTCGGTTGAACCAAACTCAGAGATATTCAACCCTAAAACGGCCAATAAACCAATAATGGTAACAGGCACAATGGCTTTTCGTAAATTTAGAATTTCAAATACAAGGCATAAAACACCTAATCCTATTATTGCTATTAATGTATTCATTGTAAAGTGGACTTATTTGATTCTATTGATTTGATTTAAAATTCCTTCGATGCTTGGTGCAATCAATTGGATGATTGGTTTTGGATACAATCCAAAAAAGAACAACACAGCAATGATCACCACTAAAACTATTCCTTCATTAATTGTAATATCAGCAAAGGGTTTGGTATTGGTTTCTCCTAACATAACCGATTGGTACATTTTCAACATATAGTAGGCACCTAAAATGATAGTCGTTCCGCCTAAAATGGCAAATACTATATTCACTTGCGACAAACTATACAATACAGTGAATTCCCCAATGAAGTTAAAAGTGGTTGGCAATGCAACCGAGGCTAATACGATAAGTAAAAATAGGGAAGCGAATTTTGGCGCTTGTGAGCGAATACCACCCATATCGGCGATCACTCTAGTTTCGTATCTTCTGTAAATGATTTCAGCAATAAAGAACAAACCTACCACTACAAAACCGTGTGCTATCATTTGTAAAACCGCACCACTAATTCCGTCAGCAGTCATTGTGTAAGCTCCTGCTGCAATTAATCCAACGTGTGCTAATGAAGAATAAGCCAATAATTTTTTCAAGTCTTTTTGTCTCAACGCCACAATAGAACCATAGATCACTCCAGCAATTCCAAGAACCAGCATAATCGTAACATGCCCTTTTGCTGCCCAAGGAACAATTGGCAATTGCCAACGAATCACACTATACAATCCCATTTTTAACATGATACCAGACAACAACATAGTTCCAACGGTAGGTGCTTTTTGGTATACATTAGCTTGCCAAGTATGGAAAGGGATGATTGGAATTTTGATGGCGTAAGCCAAGAAAAAACCAACAAATAACCACACTTGTTCGGCTCCGCTTAAGTTCAATTCGTATAAATCTTCAATCAATAAACTTCCAGCTTTTTGGTACAAATAGGCAAAACCTACTAGCATAAATAAAGAACCTGCCAAAGTATAAATGAAGAATTTCACTACCGCTTTTT
This sequence is a window from Flavobacterium ammoniigenes. Protein-coding genes within it:
- a CDS encoding NADH-quinone oxidoreductase subunit N, with translation MNTLIAIIGLGVLCLVFEILNLRKAIVPVTIIGLLAVLGLNISEFGSTESYYGNMIVVSKYSTAFSSLFIVLTIFLVALGHNFYENHQNKISDFIAIKVFLLSGAVAMVSFGNLAMFFLGIEVLSISLYVLAASDRLLLKSNEAGMKYFLMGSFASGILLFGICLVYGAMGSFDVTEISELSQSAELPVWFPIGIALLTVGMLFKIAAVPFHFWAPDVYEGSPALTTALMSTLAKVVAMATLYKLLSVMNADISETYKMVIVAIAMASMTVGNIMALKQTNVKRMLAFSGISHAGFMLMTLLSLANSASSLLYYTTAYALSGIAAFSVILYVCKNQHNEDITNFHGLGKTHPFLAAVLTASLLSMAGIPIFAGFFAKLVLFTQTIENGYLALVLVAVINSIISVGYYFKLILAMYTKESNEERSGKPILIYAVAFTAITLNIIIGLFPSLVLDLLG
- a CDS encoding complex I subunit 4 family protein, which encodes MNVSFILLILLIGALATYTVGDKLASKVALLFGLVSLGASIVLLNQYNLGENIGFITEWISKPTIYFALKADGLALAMVLLTTALTPIIIYSSFGTEVNNAKTFYALILFMAFAMAGTFLAADGLLYYIFWELSLLPIYFIALVWGNGDAEERKKAVVKFFIYTLAGSLFMLVGFAYLYQKAGSLLIEDLYELNLSGAEQVWLFVGFFLAYAIKIPIIPFHTWQANVYQKAPTVGTMLLSGIMLKMGLYSVIRWQLPIVPWAAKGHVTIMLVLGIAGVIYGSIVALRQKDLKKLLAYSSLAHVGLIAAGAYTMTADGISGAVLQMIAHGFVVVGLFFIAEIIYRRYETRVIADMGGIRSQAPKFASLFLLIVLASVALPTTFNFIGEFTVLYSLSQVNIVFAILGGTTIILGAYYMLKMYQSVMLGETNTKPFADITINEGIVLVVIIAVLFFFGLYPKPIIQLIAPSIEGILNQINRIK